Proteins co-encoded in one Pseudopipra pipra isolate bDixPip1 chromosome 12, bDixPip1.hap1, whole genome shotgun sequence genomic window:
- the MYZAP gene encoding myocardial zonula adherens protein isoform X2, protein MNVCRLRLTVPPDEVSQPEQGVKETERKKSELYHVPNGMSPGKLSHGMVYGVVHRTDNNHKREMVVYGWSADQLKEEMNYIKEVRATLEKVRKKMYGEYDEMKRKIQQLTNELKVTNAHQESLETHVRVQAAALDSFSEMNSSLTSASIDLQKTLVDVTLENTDIREQIRNLKHTHEQSMEKLREKQKQLETAQIENQLLKLKVESSQEANAEVMREMTRKLYSQYEEKMREEEQKHKAEKEILLEETNRLLKAIEEANKKMQITETSIQEKDQRIGELDRLIERMEVERQQLQKQLELNEIQIHGAKSENNSDSERSQHLEEVAASLRERIKHLDDMVHCQQKKVKHMVEEIEMLRKKVKEKELFIVQLLEKISFLECENKELQDKLDYLMENQPKTNIETRDTGVECDLPYSPSPENRSPESQRPVRTYTPFKRVLEFSTKNSTS, encoded by the exons GAGCTCTACCATGTACCAAATGGGATGTCTCCAGGGAAGCTCTCTCATGGGATGGTCTATGGTGTTGTGCACCGAACTGACAACAACCATAAGAGAGAAATGGTGGTTTATGGCTGGTCAGCTGATCAGCTGAAAGAAGAGATGAATTACATTAAAGAA GTGAGAGCAACTCtggaaaaagtaagaaaaaaaatgtatggtGAATATGATGAAATGAAACGAAAAATACAGCAGCTTACAAATGAACTGAAA GTGACAAATGCTCATCAGGAATCCTTAGAGACTCATGTGCGAGTGCAGGCGGCAGCCTTAGATAGCTTTAGCGAAATGAACAGCTCCTTGACATCAGCATCAATAGACTTGCAG AAAACTCTAGTGGATGTTACATTGGAGAACACTGACATAAGGGAACAAATAAGGAATTTAAAACATACACATGAGCAATCtatggaaaagctgagagagaaGCAAAAGCAACTGGAAACAGCACAAATTGAAAATCAGTTACTGAAGTTAAAG GTGGAATCATCGCAGGAAGCCAATGCTGAAGTCATGAGAGAGATGACAAGAAAACTGTACAGTCAGTATGAGGAAAAGATGCGAGAAGAGGAACAGAAACATAAAGCTGAGAAAGAAATCCTCCTG GAGGAAACAAATCGCCTTCTGAAGGCTATTGAAGAGGCCAATAAGAAGATGCAAATTACAGAAACCAGCATCCAGGAAAAAGACCAGAGAATTGGGGAGCTGGACAGGCTCATTGAACGCATGGAAGTG GAGCGTCAGCAGCTGCAAAAGCAGCTTGAATTGAATGAAATACAAATACATGGAGCGAAATCCGAAAACAACTCCGACAGTGAAAG GTCCCAGCACTTGGAGGAGGTCGCAGCCAGCCTGAGAGAGCGAATCAAGCATCTGGATGACATGGTGCACTGCCAACAGAAGAAAGTCAAGCATATGGTCGAGGAG aTTGAAATGCTAaggaagaaagtaaaagaaaaggaattatttatAGTACAGCTTTTagaaaaaatctctttcttaGAATGTGAG AATAAAGAATTACAAGATAAACTGGACTACTTAATGGAAAACCAACCAAAGACCAATATAGAAACCAGAGATACTGGTGTAGAATGTGACCTTCCATACAG TCCAAGTCCTGAGAACAGATCTCCTGAGAGCCAGAGGCCGGTGAGGACGTACACCCCGTTCAAGAGAGTGCTGGAATTCAGCACAAAGAACAGCACATCTTGA